The following is a genomic window from Oryzias melastigma strain HK-1 unplaced genomic scaffold, ASM292280v2 sc00484, whole genome shotgun sequence.
NNNNNNNNNNNNNNNNNNNNNNNNNNNNNNNNNNNNNNNNNNNNNNNNNNNNNNTCCTcagcaaactaaattagtcaaaaaatgttagcctgttgctaaaatagaagctaaactctaaattagcataaaaccccaataaataacaaattagacaaacaTGTTAGCCTGgtcctaaaatagaagctaaactccaaattagcctataaaaacttcagtagataacaaattagcctaaaatgtttgcatgctgctgcaatattagaaaaacccatattacaataaaaacttcagtagatgctaaattagccaaacaagctaGCTAGTTGCTGAAATTGAagtcaaactccaaattagcccaaataccCCAATAGttaacaaattagacaaaaatgttagcatgttgctaaaatagaagctaaactctaaattagcataaaaccccaatagataacaaattggctaaaacgttagcatgatgctaaaatactagGTAAACcccactttttgtgaaattattataaaagattaaaacatagcctATTGATATTTTAGGGTTTGTTGATAATTtacttaaaactttgaaatttgaagactttctcagtCACTTCCTATGGGGTATATTTTGCTCAACACCAATAAGTTTGTAAagaccaaaaatacaagcagaaatgtcctgaacaagctgaccgttttgataccaaaattgtTGAGATCGCtgaagtgtgattgagtttttatgtgtcaaagtgtttggaaaggagcaggagaatcactttagtTTGAATGCTTActaatcaatacattttgttatttctgtaagaagtttgaaacatttgtgttttgtccaCAATCaattcttgaaataaaccagatcaatcaaAACAAGTAACACCTGCGGGACGACATAAAACGCCTGATTCCTTTCCTCCCCAGCCACCATGCACTCTTCACCATGGAtagtcttcctcctcctctgcgcCCTCGCCTGCGCCGATGCCAAACGCCATAATGGTCAGGAGAAGCGCGTCAAACCGCAGCAGCCTCTGCCGACCTCTCAGCCGGCGAAGAAGCCGAGAGGCCGCTCGGTCCTCAGCTCCGGAGAGTTCACCACCAAGGAGGGGCACAGCTGCACCTGGCAGACCTCCGGCGAGGGATTGGTGAGCCTGCTGGTCAACTGCAGCGTTACAGGAAACGAGGAAAGGTGAGAACCTTCCACGTGGACTTTTGTTAAATAATAGCAGCATTATGAGACACTTTCTCCTTTCCTCATTCCACTCCAGGTACTGGTGCCGCTACGCTGGGAAACCCGACCTGTGCCAGGCCTATGGGTTCAAGTCCAGCCAGTACTGGAAGCAACTGGTGGGAAAGCTGAAGAAAAGGCTGAACGCCTGTGAGGGGGAGAAGTTTCTGAAGGCCAAAACCTGCAAGAAGGCGCCGGTGGAGGCCCACATGAAGCTCGCCCAGCGCAgcggagaggaggagaagaagcgGGCCAAAGAAGGAGGGAAGAAGAAAGGCGGAGCGAAGAGCTCGGATGGAGAGAAGACCGACAGGAAGCAGAAGAAGGAGAAGGATGAggaagaagagaagaagaagagagaggAGAGGACTGAAGCTGAGGAGGAGAAAATGATGAGCGACATGCAGCCGGTGCAGACGTACTGCAGCGA
Proteins encoded in this region:
- the fgfbp3 gene encoding fibroblast growth factor-binding protein 2, producing MHSSPWIVFLLLCALACADAKRHNGQEKRVKPQQPLPTSQPAKKPRGRSVLSSGEFTTKEGHSCTWQTSGEGLVSLLVNCSVTGNEERYWCRYAGKPDLCQAYGFKSSQYWKQLVGKLKKRLNACEGEKFLKAKTCKKAPVEAHMKLAQRSGEEEKKRAKEGGKKKGGAKSSDGEKTDRKQKKEKDEEEEKKKREERTEAEEEKMMSDMQPVQTYCSEGWHSVCSFFVKFFEG